Below is a genomic region from Laspinema palackyanum D2c.
CTGGTTCGTCATGGTTCGGGAAATTCGCGATTTTTGGGTCGTCACTGCTATAACCATGTTAGTCAGTGGATTAGGGGTTTGGGTATTTGGTTCTCCAGGATGGCATATCGGAGCCAGTGGAGTGGTATTCGGCTATTTAGGTTATCTCCTCTCGCGCGGGTTTTTTGAACGAAATTTACCCTCAATTCTGCTATCCATCATCGTCGGTGTATTGTATGGGGGCATTATCATCGGCGTATTACCCATACAAGCGGGTGTTTCCTGGGAAGGTCATTTATTCGGATTGATTGGCGGTGGAATCGCCGCTTGGTGGTTATCACGCCGTCCGTCAATTTAGTACAGCAGAACAATTGGGCGATCGCTTTTAGAGGCGATCGCTGATATAGCGCGTCTAAATCATTCTGGCATACAGATAGCGAGCAAGATGCTCGCACTACAAGACTTTCAGT
It encodes:
- a CDS encoding rhomboid family intramembrane serine protease, which produces MSRNNVKAIAETLKTQILILGGFVAIMWIVQILNLFLFRNTLLIYGVLPRHPDTLRGILFMPFLHGGFPHLIANTVPFVTLGWFVMVREIRDFWVVTAITMLVSGLGVWVFGSPGWHIGASGVVFGYLGYLLSRGFFERNLPSILLSIIVGVLYGGIIIGVLPIQAGVSWEGHLFGLIGGGIAAWWLSRRPSI